In Bicyclus anynana chromosome 22, ilBicAnyn1.1, whole genome shotgun sequence, the following proteins share a genomic window:
- the LOC112043826 gene encoding transient receptor potential channel pyrexia: protein MCRISYGKGARDSSTLAQLTNNSGQALPLSPAPAARMPTARSLLTRRWFRSRRAPRPDDADDGPAPPPAMDRRPRVARVLSSPARAQAAPLDEESLERAYPSMGQLEYVLAGSSPPAESAPNMYDSFEEPPLDLTAHICSDSLRQSAYEQMRAVGGRLRLLDELESGVITTETAGTTFAATSEAERNVCLFWASFLKLGQFLPPLIEAGADPLYFDALGLSPLHAAAFSGSTECANYLLSCGADPNYMPRCFAPLHCAAFGNSVEVANILINRGASVHAAVKYVNCEGGLLHCAVRANSVECLKLFISHGVDVNQIEPGGTNAIHLAADLGMIQCLAILLETPGADPNVRTRVGDRESTALHLAADGGFVECVDLLLTKGADSTLKNHRGFTALHLAARSASLECVESLLRKGNAEPNSMDFDKRTPLHAAIGKSDSACDIIETLISWGANVNQKDEYGFTALHLAALDGLSACVETLIYHGADVTTRSKKGNSALNVIARKTPASLAMITRKLDCAITLHHSQSSNREVELELDFRSILQHCYPREISYLNTFVDEGQKEVLLHPLCSAFLYIKWEKIRKYYVARLFLSFIFVLCLTLYVLTALAHNCYNGSKDMEETIQEQELCQKQSILGDLLRKNPFVIEMQWWVLAGITIFEIFRKVYGIAGYSTVKQYLMQSENIIEWFVIISVFLISYIYTNITYTWQNHVGAFAVLAGWTNLMMMIGQLPVFGTYVAMYQKVQKEFAKLLMAYSCILIGFTISFCVIFPDSSSFANPFMGFITVLTMMIGELNLDLLLNEPDGNDPPVLLEFSAQITYVLFLMFVTVVLMNLLVGIAVHDIQGLRKTAGLSKLVRQTKLISYMELALFNGYLPKCLLKILHSSALVSPQAYRVVLSVKPLNPSEKRLPRDIMMAAYDIAKMRKQYGHTISSNGSTTGAYSCFKKYENNNDSSYREYGYSSGIGNLQSRLDETSENVRQLTQEVKELKKLISAQQLVIQQALAGAMDNR from the coding sequence ATGTGTAGGATCTCTTACGGCAAAGGTGCGCGCGATTCATCCACATTAGCACAATTGACGAACAATAGCGGGCAGGCGCTCCCGCTCAGTCCCGCGCCGGCCGCCCGCATGCCCACCGCGCGCAGCCTGCTCACGCGGCGCTGGTTCCGctcgcgccgcgcgccgcgccccGACGACGCCGATGACGGCCCTGCGCCGCCGCCCGCCATGGACCGCCGGCCGCGCGTCGCGCGCGTGCTCAGCTCCCCCGCGCGGGCGCAGGCCGCTCCGCTCGACGAGGAGTCCCTCGAGCGGGCCTACCCCTCCATGGGGCAGCTCGAGTATGTGCTCGCCGGCTCGTCACCCCCCGCCGAGAGCGCCCCCAACATGTACGACAGCTTCGAGGAGCCGCCGCTCGACCTAACTGCGCACATCTGCTCCGACTCGCTACGTCAGAGCGCTTACGAACAGATGCGAGCGGTCGGTGGCCGGCTCCGACTGCTCGACGAGCTGGAATCCGGCGTCATAACGACTGAGACCGCCGGCACTACGTTCGCGGCGACGTCCGAAGCCGAAAGGAATGTCTGCCTTTTTTGGGCGTCCTTTCTGAAACTTGGACAATTTTTACCGCCGTTGATAGAGGCGGGCGCGGATCCGCTGTACTTCGACGCGCTCGGCCTGTCCCCATTACACGCGGCCGCGTTTAGCGGCTCCACGGAGTGCGCCAATTATTTGCTATCATGCGGAGCGGACCCCAATTATATGCCGAGATGTTTTGCGCCTCTCCACTGCGCTGCATTCGGAAATTCCGTTGAAGTGGCTAACATACTCATCAACCGCGGCGCTTCGGttcacgcggccgtcaaatacgTCAACTGCGAAGGTGGCCTACTACATTGCGCCGTGCGAGCCAATTCCGTTGAATGTCTGAAGCTGTTTATTTCGCACGGAGTCGACGTTAATCAAATAGAACCCGGCGGCACTAATGCGATTCACCTTGCCGCCGATTTGGGGATGATTCAATGTCTAGCGATCCTTCTAGAAACACCCGGGGCGGATCCTAACGTCAGAACGAGAGTAGGCGACAGAGAATCGACGGCATTGCATCTGGCCGCCGACGGCGGGTTTGTGGAATGTGTGGATTTACTCCTCACTAAAGGTGCTGACTCTACCTTAAAAAATCATAGAGGATTTACGGCTTTACATCTAGCAGCACGTTCGGCGAGCTTGGAATGTGTAGAATCGCTGCTCCGGAAAGGAAATGCAGAACCGAATTCTATGGATTTTGATAAAAGAACTCCCCTTCATGCCGCAATAGGAAAATCAGACAGCGCTTGCGACATCATTGAGACCTTAATAAGTTGGGGAGCGAATGTCAATCAAAAAGATGAATACGGGTTCACGGCGTTGCACTTAGCTGCACTCGACGGACTCTCTGCGTGCGTGGAGACTCTAATTTATCACGGCGCTGATGTAACGACCCGATCTAAAAAAGGAAACTCGGCTCTTAATGTAATCGCCCGAAAGACTCCCGCGTCCCTAGCAATGATAACTAGGAAACTGGACTGCGCCATCACACTGCACCACTCGCAATCGAGCAACCGAGAGGTCGAACTTGAACTTGACTTCCGCAGCATTTTGCAACACTGCTATCCACGGGAAATAAGCTATCTGAATACATTCGTAGACGAAGGACAGAAGGAAGTATTGTTACATCCTCTCTGCTCGGCGTTCCTGTATATAAAATGGGAGAAAATACGCAAATATTATGTTGCACGgttatttttaagctttatttttgttctttgtCTTACACTTTACGTACTAACTGCACTTGCACATAATTGTTATAATGGAAGCAAAGACATGGAGGAGACGATACAGGAACAAGAGCTCTGTCAAAAGCAATCAATACTTGGagatttattgagaaagaaccCATTCGTGATAGAAATGCAATGGTGGGTGCTCGCTGGCATAacgatttttgaaatatttaggaaAGTTTATGGGATAGCCGGTTACTCGACGGTGAAACAGTACTTGATGCAATCGGAAAACATAATAGAGTGGTTTGTAATTATCAGCGTATTCTTGATATCATACATCTATACAAATATCACATATACATGGCAAAATCATGTAGGAGCATTCGCAGTTCTTGCGGGCTGGACaaacttgatgatgatgatcggcCAATTGCCAGTCTTTGGAACCTACGTCGCAATGTACCAAAAGGTACAAAAGGAATTTGCGAAGCTGTTGATGGCATATTCGTGTATTCTAATTGGATTTACGATTAGCTTCTGTGTGATATTTCCCGACTCATCTTCTTTCGCAAATCCATTCATGGGATTCATAACTGTGCTGACTATGATGATCGGCGAATTAAATTTGGATTTGCTCCTAAACGAGCCAGATGGCAATGACCCGCCGGTATTGCTGGAGTTTTCTGCCCAAATAACCTATGTTCTGTTTCTTATGTTTGTAACCGTTGTGCTCATGAATTTGCTGGTCGGTATAGCCGTTCACGATATCCAAGGATTGAGGAAAACGGCTGGTCTCTCTAAACTAGTTCGTCAAACTAAACTCATTTCTTACATGGAATTGGCTTTATTCAACGGGTATTTGCCTAAATGCCTGCTAAAAATATTGCACTCATCGGCTTTAGTTTCACCGCAGGCTTATAGAGTCGTGTTGAGTGTCAAACCGTTGAATCCTAGCGAGAAACGCTTACCGAGAGATATAATGATGGCAGCTTATGATATCGCCAAAATGAGGAAACAGTACGGTCATACGATATCTTCAAACGGTTCAACTACTGGAGCATATTCATGTTTCAAAAAGTACGAAAACAACAATGACTCTAGCTATCGGGAGTATGGTTACTCATCGGGGATTGGAAATCTTCAATCGAGATTGGATGAGACATCGGAGAATGTTCGGCAGTTGACACAGGAAGTGAAAGAGCTAAAGAAGCTAATAAGTGCCCAACAGCTCGTAATACAGCAAGCCCTGGCTGGAGCGATGGATAACCGTTGA